One genomic region from Streptomyces sp. M92 encodes:
- a CDS encoding HelD family protein, translated as MSTTTRDDVIALEQKAVDHAYACYEARLSEMNGTVTATASATGKDGIANKKDAEQRAAAYGNLGGESLVFARVDAPEEPGGEPRPWYVGRRPVSDVRTRDTVVVLWTSGMATKWLEAQQEAPGDVVLRRRLRCAESVVEDYSDEITVPGALSGTVSEAALDAAPDAGLVPTPRPAADDAPTAGRPGTAKRGGRPPAHTPADIARIQRRKRPLQPDDFLLRELQRSRSGRMRDIVETIRRDQMDLVTGSPTDILVVQGGPGTGKSAVGLHRVTWLVNNEHFTASDILVIGPHQRFLDYVGQVLPTLGTRDVNSVQLSRLWEGEALGTDTPRARLVKSDERMAAVLRRRVERECRPEALDALLTAPSFEGDEPAFTVTAGSTTLRVPRSEVLALLAEARGGDGAHRERRDRFRNQLVDRLLAELVAVAPRRGADGTIRRSLERNRRVERLLDRVWPSPGALEALRSLYDSPDLLRDCGAGVLDDEEQAALHRPRAATADGDPWTLDDLVLLEELRYLITGETPRRYGHIVVDEAQDLTPMQARTLRRRVARGGSMTVLGDLAQATGPRVHTDWEELGTLLSDHGDWRVAELTTSYRVPAEIMEFVAPLARTVAPSLPYPQAVREAGEGAVRTILTEPWRLLDDTVAQAVRLLGSSDGHTLRSVAVIVPDDSGWLGEIARHLDEADGLTQQEREAVSVLAAAQAKGMEYDHVLVVEPATIAARGPAGLRQLYIALTRSTQTLTVLHTAPLPQALTNTGTAHAAEQPPTSAAPGTAEVAGSTAGPSSAAGNAPEIGTDIKVRVVGHTTGGNYKVEAVSPATDRPLLLAVRHGSTPPETGAELDAWVLRHTSNVTFVTVDERGRRPISPTMAERYVAALTVVGELADGNVPNDARARLSELKGMANRCLRLDQHDWLDVWRVLGSPDRDRLALLRDLAANTNRALASDVPDLERFRAELQRSGWAEALAEARRTLEQRLEAKTADRPVNGTRDPEPAAARSPEPAPSGRTEPSAPPQQPEQSELEENRPMPSTTTGTDAPTSAPKAVPSTDLLRFLETAAAADRVCKTHEAVRFELMAALLRADRQPNGDSPIADGSCTTEHGHFLYEVLGAGLSTYPDLRSGAARLHEINHTLPTAADRLYLVLSEPPAEDWSAATVHDVFGVHLLWRTPQGWGGQDTATALGLDPGQA; from the coding sequence ATGAGCACCACCACACGCGACGACGTCATCGCCCTCGAGCAGAAGGCGGTGGACCACGCGTACGCCTGCTACGAGGCGCGGCTGTCCGAGATGAACGGAACAGTGACCGCCACGGCGTCGGCCACCGGCAAGGACGGCATCGCCAACAAGAAGGACGCGGAGCAGCGGGCAGCGGCCTACGGCAACCTCGGGGGCGAGTCGCTGGTCTTCGCCCGCGTCGACGCCCCGGAGGAGCCCGGCGGCGAGCCCCGCCCCTGGTACGTCGGCCGGCGTCCCGTCTCCGACGTCCGGACCCGCGACACCGTCGTCGTGCTGTGGACCAGCGGTATGGCCACCAAGTGGCTCGAGGCGCAGCAGGAGGCGCCGGGCGACGTCGTTCTGCGGCGGCGGCTGCGCTGCGCGGAGAGTGTCGTCGAGGACTACTCCGATGAGATCACCGTGCCCGGAGCACTTTCCGGCACCGTTTCCGAGGCCGCCCTCGACGCCGCCCCCGACGCGGGCCTCGTTCCCACGCCCAGGCCCGCCGCCGACGACGCCCCGACGGCCGGACGGCCGGGCACCGCGAAGCGCGGGGGGCGTCCGCCGGCCCACACGCCTGCCGACATCGCCCGTATCCAGCGTCGCAAACGGCCCCTGCAGCCGGACGATTTCCTTCTGCGCGAGCTGCAGCGTTCGCGCAGCGGCCGGATGCGGGACATCGTGGAGACGATCCGCCGTGACCAGATGGACCTGGTCACGGGTTCGCCGACCGACATCCTCGTGGTGCAGGGCGGGCCGGGCACCGGCAAGTCCGCGGTCGGCCTGCACCGCGTGACCTGGCTGGTCAACAACGAGCACTTCACGGCCTCGGACATCCTCGTCATCGGCCCCCACCAGCGGTTCCTCGACTACGTCGGCCAGGTGCTGCCCACCCTCGGCACCCGCGACGTCAACTCCGTCCAGCTGTCCCGTCTGTGGGAGGGCGAGGCTCTCGGCACCGACACCCCGCGGGCGCGGCTGGTGAAGTCCGACGAGCGCATGGCGGCCGTCCTGCGTCGGCGGGTCGAGCGCGAGTGCCGCCCCGAAGCCCTCGACGCTCTCCTCACCGCTCCCTCCTTCGAGGGCGACGAGCCGGCGTTCACCGTCACCGCCGGCAGCACCACCCTGCGCGTGCCACGCTCCGAGGTCCTCGCCCTCCTCGCCGAGGCGCGCGGCGGTGACGGTGCCCACCGCGAACGCCGCGACCGCTTCCGCAACCAGCTCGTCGACCGCCTCCTGGCCGAACTCGTGGCCGTCGCCCCGCGGCGCGGCGCCGACGGCACGATCCGCCGCAGCCTGGAACGCAACCGCAGGGTCGAGCGCCTCCTCGACCGGGTCTGGCCCTCGCCCGGCGCCCTGGAGGCCCTGCGCAGCCTCTACGACTCGCCCGACCTGCTGCGCGACTGCGGCGCCGGCGTACTCGACGACGAGGAGCAGGCCGCCCTGCACCGCCCCCGCGCCGCCACCGCCGACGGTGACCCGTGGACCCTGGACGACCTCGTCCTGCTCGAGGAACTCCGGTATCTCATCACCGGCGAGACCCCGCGCCGCTACGGCCACATCGTCGTCGACGAGGCCCAGGACCTGACCCCCATGCAGGCCCGCACCCTGCGCCGGCGCGTCGCGCGGGGCGGTTCCATGACCGTCCTCGGCGACCTCGCCCAGGCCACCGGTCCGCGCGTGCACACCGACTGGGAGGAACTGGGCACTCTGCTGTCCGACCACGGCGACTGGCGCGTGGCCGAACTGACCACCAGCTACCGCGTGCCCGCCGAGATCATGGAGTTCGTCGCGCCGCTGGCCCGCACGGTCGCCCCCTCGCTGCCCTACCCGCAGGCGGTGCGCGAAGCCGGCGAAGGTGCCGTACGGACCATCCTGACCGAGCCGTGGCGGCTCCTGGACGACACCGTCGCCCAGGCCGTCCGCCTCCTCGGCAGCAGCGACGGGCACACCCTGCGCTCGGTGGCCGTCATCGTCCCCGACGACTCCGGCTGGCTGGGCGAGATCGCACGCCACCTCGACGAGGCGGACGGCCTCACGCAGCAGGAACGCGAGGCGGTGTCCGTGCTGGCCGCCGCCCAGGCCAAGGGCATGGAGTACGACCACGTCCTCGTGGTGGAACCCGCCACCATCGCCGCTCGCGGCCCGGCCGGCCTGCGCCAGCTGTACATCGCGCTGACCCGCAGCACCCAGACCCTGACCGTCCTGCACACCGCACCGCTCCCGCAGGCCCTCACGAACACCGGCACCGCGCATGCCGCGGAACAGCCGCCCACCAGCGCCGCCCCCGGCACCGCCGAGGTCGCCGGCAGTACGGCCGGACCGTCCTCGGCGGCGGGGAACGCCCCCGAGATCGGCACCGACATCAAGGTCCGCGTGGTCGGCCACACCACCGGCGGCAACTACAAGGTCGAGGCCGTTTCACCCGCCACCGACCGTCCGCTGCTCCTGGCCGTACGCCACGGCTCCACACCGCCCGAGACCGGGGCGGAGCTGGACGCCTGGGTCCTGCGCCACACCTCCAACGTCACCTTCGTCACCGTCGACGAACGCGGACGCAGGCCCATCTCGCCCACCATGGCCGAGCGGTACGTGGCCGCGCTCACCGTCGTCGGGGAACTGGCCGACGGCAACGTCCCGAACGACGCCCGGGCCCGGCTCTCCGAACTCAAGGGCATGGCCAACCGTTGCCTGCGCCTGGACCAGCACGACTGGCTGGACGTATGGCGCGTCCTCGGCTCCCCGGACAGGGACCGTCTCGCCCTGTTGCGGGACCTCGCCGCGAACACCAACCGCGCGCTCGCCTCGGATGTCCCCGACCTGGAGCGATTCCGGGCAGAGCTGCAGCGCAGCGGCTGGGCCGAGGCCCTGGCCGAGGCACGGCGGACGCTGGAACAGCGCCTCGAGGCCAAAACCGCCGACCGTCCGGTGAACGGAACCCGGGACCCCGAGCCCGCCGCCGCGCGATCCCCCGAGCCCGCCCCGTCCGGCCGGACCGAACCGTCCGCACCACCACAGCAGCCCGAGCAGTCGGAGCTGGAGGAGAACCGCCCCATGCCCAGCACAACCACCGGCACCGATGCGCCGACATCCGCACCGAAGGCCGTCCCGAGCACGGACCTGCTCCGGTTCCTGGAGACCGCGGCCGCGGCCGACCGCGTCTGCAAGACCCATGAGGCGGTGCGCTTCGAGCTGATGGCGGCCCTGCTGCGAGCCGACCGGCAGCCGAACGGCGACTCACCGATCGCCGACGGCAGCTGCACCACCGAGCACGGCCACTTCCTCTACGAGGTCCTGGGCGCCGGTCTGTCCACGTACCCCGACCTCCGCTCGGGAGCGGCCCGCCTCCACGAGATCAACCACACCCTGCCGACGGCCGCCGACCGCCTCTACCTGGTGCTGTCCGAGCCGCCCGCCGAGGACTGGTCGGCCGCCACCGTCCACGACGTCTTCGGCGTCCACCTCCTGTGGCGCACCCCGCAGGGCTGGGGCGGACAGGACACCGCAACCGCTCTCGGCCTCGACCCCGGTCAGGCCTGA
- a CDS encoding AAA family ATPase, protein MTEAEQPTPHTNPTSAHPAATGQPAPLAELVRSRLAAAELAEPVKTLVAEALGDGETQGTSPVGRVYLESVAVTRFRGIGPRTWLSLNPRPGVNLVVGRNGSGKSSIAEGIETAFTGTNLRWEGKDAARTRNWRNLHDTVGGPEIEVKLAFEGDAGRSTLVRTWEGEEFEDSRGELRRPGQGRVPLDQVGWGQPLANFRPFLSYADLDRMISGKPAQMYDAIATILGLGRLSAAESRLRQELRELEAAAKAVKEELPGLKDALYELEDDDRAVQALLAVDTPGTPDFAAVDALVSGLPARADDGLIAELRLEAAVQGPDMQRTGVAVDRLREALARVDDLRGTSAEDALQRAALLEQAVGHHDRHPDADSCPVCGTTGKLDAAWAAEALAQIATLRQEAETATAARDELRSAARTVQDLVHTPERVPVSLTDPWNAWTACRTIGDPAELARRALEAAVVLADACAAVRERAASELEKRDERWSALVARLAGWAERARAVEAAKDRLRDLRKASAWLKALAAELREQRMEGFADQSQRIWEKLRQESNIDLKAVSLKGSEKATVRKLVMDVTVDGREASALGVMSQGEQHSLALSLFLPRAATTDSPFGFIVIDDPVQSMDPAKVHGLARVLHELGEHRQVVVFTHDTRLQRAFAGQELPVTVFEVERGTSSRVNVRPVTDPVRQALDDARAIAGSRDLPAAARTHVLPSLCRIALENAFLEAASIRHHRAGDPEHALQAAVAGADKLMKVAALALFGDAGRTGDVYRELIARCGPHAVDLLKQCQDGAHAAGAGVTDPHRFVDAVETMAQKVRRPEVAA, encoded by the coding sequence ATGACCGAGGCAGAACAGCCCACCCCGCACACGAACCCCACCTCCGCCCATCCGGCCGCCACCGGCCAGCCCGCCCCGCTGGCCGAGCTGGTGCGGTCCCGCCTGGCTGCAGCGGAACTCGCCGAGCCCGTGAAGACGCTGGTCGCGGAAGCGCTGGGAGACGGCGAGACCCAGGGGACCTCCCCGGTCGGCCGCGTCTACCTCGAGTCCGTCGCTGTCACTCGGTTCCGTGGCATCGGCCCCCGTACCTGGCTCAGCCTCAACCCCCGGCCCGGCGTGAACCTCGTCGTGGGCCGCAACGGTTCCGGCAAGTCCAGCATTGCCGAGGGCATCGAGACCGCCTTCACCGGTACGAACCTGAGGTGGGAGGGCAAGGACGCGGCGCGCACCCGCAACTGGCGCAACCTCCACGACACCGTCGGCGGGCCGGAGATCGAGGTCAAGCTCGCTTTCGAGGGAGACGCTGGCCGCAGCACTCTCGTCCGGACCTGGGAGGGCGAGGAGTTCGAGGATTCCCGCGGTGAGCTCAGGCGGCCCGGACAGGGCCGCGTCCCCCTGGACCAGGTGGGTTGGGGGCAGCCCCTGGCGAATTTCCGGCCCTTCCTCTCGTACGCCGACCTCGACCGCATGATCAGCGGGAAGCCGGCCCAGATGTACGACGCCATCGCCACCATCCTCGGCCTGGGCCGGCTCAGCGCCGCCGAGTCCCGGCTCCGCCAGGAGCTCAGGGAGCTCGAGGCGGCGGCGAAGGCGGTGAAGGAGGAGCTGCCCGGCCTCAAGGACGCCCTGTACGAGCTGGAGGACGACGACCGTGCCGTCCAGGCTCTCCTGGCCGTCGACACTCCGGGCACCCCTGACTTCGCCGCCGTCGACGCGCTGGTGTCCGGTCTGCCCGCCCGGGCCGACGACGGCCTGATCGCCGAGCTGCGGCTCGAGGCCGCCGTCCAGGGGCCCGACATGCAGCGGACCGGCGTGGCGGTGGACCGGCTGCGCGAGGCCCTCGCCCGCGTCGACGACCTGCGCGGCACCAGCGCCGAGGACGCCCTGCAGCGCGCGGCGCTTCTCGAGCAGGCGGTGGGCCACCACGACCGCCACCCCGACGCGGACTCCTGCCCCGTCTGCGGAACCACCGGAAAGCTGGACGCGGCCTGGGCCGCCGAGGCCCTCGCTCAGATCGCCACGCTCCGGCAGGAGGCCGAGACGGCCACCGCCGCGCGCGATGAGCTCCGCTCGGCCGCACGGACGGTGCAGGATCTCGTCCACACGCCCGAGCGGGTCCCCGTCTCTCTGACCGATCCCTGGAACGCCTGGACCGCCTGCCGCACGATCGGCGACCCCGCCGAACTCGCCCGGCGCGCCCTCGAGGCCGCCGTGGTCCTGGCCGACGCCTGCGCCGCCGTCCGGGAGAGGGCCGCCAGTGAGCTGGAGAAGCGTGACGAGCGCTGGAGCGCACTCGTCGCCCGCCTGGCGGGCTGGGCGGAGCGCGCCCGGGCCGTCGAGGCGGCCAAGGACCGGCTGAGGGACCTGAGGAAGGCGAGCGCCTGGCTCAAGGCCCTCGCCGCCGAGCTGCGGGAGCAGCGCATGGAGGGCTTCGCCGACCAGTCGCAGCGGATCTGGGAGAAGCTCCGCCAGGAGAGCAACATCGACCTCAAGGCCGTGAGCCTGAAGGGCAGCGAGAAGGCCACCGTCCGCAAGCTCGTCATGGACGTCACCGTCGACGGCCGTGAGGCCTCGGCGCTCGGCGTGATGAGCCAGGGCGAGCAGCACTCCCTCGCCCTGTCCCTGTTCCTGCCCCGCGCGGCCACCACCGACAGCCCGTTCGGCTTCATCGTCATCGACGACCCCGTGCAGTCCATGGACCCGGCCAAGGTCCACGGGCTCGCCCGGGTCCTGCACGAGCTCGGCGAGCACCGGCAGGTCGTGGTGTTCACCCACGACACGCGGCTCCAGCGCGCGTTCGCCGGCCAGGAGTTGCCGGTGACCGTGTTCGAGGTCGAACGGGGCACGTCGTCCCGGGTGAACGTCAGGCCGGTCACCGACCCGGTCCGGCAGGCGCTCGACGACGCCCGGGCCATCGCCGGCAGCCGTGACCTCCCGGCGGCGGCGAGGACCCACGTCCTGCCCAGTCTCTGCCGTATCGCCCTGGAGAACGCCTTCCTCGAGGCCGCCTCGATCCGGCACCACCGCGCCGGAGACCCCGAGCACGCGCTGCAGGCCGCCGTCGCCGGGGCCGACAAGCTCATGAAGGTCGCGGCGCTGGCCCTGTTCGGTGACGCCGGGCGGACCGGTGACGTCTACCGGGAACTGATTGCGCGCTGCGGGCCGCACGCGGTGGACCTGCTCAAGCAGTGTCAGGACGGTGCTCACGCCGCAGGGGCGGGGGTCACCGACCCGCACCGCTTCGTCGACGCCGTCGAGACCATGGCGCAGAAGGTGCGCAGGCCGGAGGTGGCGGCCTGA
- a CDS encoding serine/threonine-protein kinase — translation MSTVGPSGRIQPIRPGDPSRIGPYRIIGRLGSGGMGTVHAGLTSDGLRVAVKVIHSAQAEDADFRARFRREVDLSRRVQGPCLIPLLAAEPEANPPWLATVYAPGPTLNQHLADSGPLSGGTLYAFATGTAQALAAIHAAGVVHRDVKPQNVVLTPAGPRVLDFGIAHAADGTSITRTGAMTGTPGWISPEHYRTGTAGPAGDMFAWGALVAYAATGRLPFGTGAPDVVAFRVMSGEPDLDGMPGKLREIVETCLAKEPADRMSAASAAEECVALLASQDTQVLEDGTALGPTRVGELVTAQWDMPPLDDPAWNLPPTRSRRRTVATVLAAAVVVGGIVGGALALPSGTESPTHDAADAHATPAEPNAPRTGPAASGTGTGTGPSADPRTVGIPNDPLLGVPDPAYTRADDPAQPGYDEWTRSTGAAGPDEKDVEKAIRKDMTSMLATKDMAFMKPTVTFNRRAQTVMVTGGPISTLTDDYKEVFGRAGAMAACTALAHRLEGAPTTWPYGRYYVLWKDFDGQTEPTFLDFGQATDGCLPETAGQWQGSETGIATATTPSSDRAEIRVADTVVKAVTKAWNTRAVEGQYGLTPFGRDDSISLGFDPVEKAAYVWAADDLDVLVGRAQRSQFQQLVSKTVCQKMAAEYDRNVNWNYTRWSVAVYQGNSGVAEFIGSGTCTPD, via the coding sequence GTGAGCACTGTCGGCCCAAGCGGGCGGATCCAGCCCATCCGCCCTGGTGACCCTTCACGTATCGGCCCTTACCGGATCATCGGCCGACTCGGCTCGGGCGGCATGGGAACCGTTCACGCCGGACTCACCTCCGACGGGCTTCGGGTCGCGGTCAAGGTGATCCACTCCGCACAGGCCGAGGACGCCGACTTCCGGGCCCGGTTCCGCCGCGAGGTGGACCTTTCCCGCCGGGTCCAGGGCCCGTGCCTCATACCGCTGCTCGCGGCCGAGCCCGAGGCGAACCCTCCGTGGCTGGCCACCGTCTATGCCCCCGGCCCCACCCTCAACCAGCACCTCGCCGACAGCGGACCGCTGTCGGGCGGAACCCTGTACGCCTTCGCGACCGGCACGGCCCAGGCGCTGGCCGCCATCCACGCCGCGGGTGTCGTCCACCGGGACGTCAAGCCGCAGAACGTCGTCCTCACCCCCGCCGGTCCGCGCGTCCTGGACTTCGGCATCGCCCATGCCGCCGACGGCACGAGCATCACAAGAACCGGTGCCATGACCGGTACCCCCGGCTGGATCAGTCCAGAGCACTACCGCACCGGCACCGCCGGGCCCGCGGGCGACATGTTCGCCTGGGGCGCGCTGGTCGCCTACGCCGCCACCGGTCGCCTCCCCTTCGGCACTGGTGCTCCGGACGTGGTCGCGTTCCGCGTCATGTCGGGCGAGCCCGACCTCGACGGCATGCCCGGGAAGCTGCGGGAAATCGTGGAGACGTGCCTCGCGAAGGAGCCCGCCGACCGGATGAGCGCCGCCTCTGCGGCGGAGGAGTGCGTGGCGCTTCTCGCCTCGCAGGACACGCAGGTCCTCGAAGACGGCACGGCACTGGGACCCACCCGCGTCGGCGAACTGGTGACGGCCCAGTGGGACATGCCGCCCCTGGACGACCCCGCCTGGAACCTCCCGCCCACGCGCTCCCGAAGACGCACGGTCGCGACGGTCCTGGCGGCCGCGGTCGTCGTCGGCGGCATCGTGGGCGGCGCCCTCGCCCTCCCCTCCGGCACGGAGAGCCCCACGCACGACGCCGCCGACGCACACGCCACGCCCGCGGAGCCGAACGCCCCGCGCACCGGACCTGCCGCATCGGGTACCGGCACCGGCACCGGGCCTTCGGCCGACCCCCGTACGGTCGGCATCCCGAACGACCCGCTGCTCGGGGTGCCCGATCCCGCTTACACGCGGGCCGACGACCCCGCTCAGCCCGGTTACGACGAGTGGACGAGGAGCACCGGCGCGGCCGGCCCGGACGAGAAGGACGTCGAGAAGGCCATCCGGAAGGACATGACGTCCATGCTCGCCACGAAGGACATGGCCTTCATGAAGCCCACCGTCACGTTCAACAGACGGGCCCAGACCGTGATGGTCACCGGCGGCCCGATCTCCACACTGACCGACGACTACAAGGAAGTGTTCGGCAGGGCAGGGGCGATGGCCGCCTGCACCGCCCTCGCCCACCGCCTCGAGGGAGCCCCCACCACCTGGCCGTACGGCCGCTACTACGTCCTGTGGAAGGACTTCGACGGCCAGACGGAACCGACCTTCCTCGACTTCGGGCAGGCGACCGACGGCTGTCTCCCGGAGACCGCGGGGCAGTGGCAGGGAAGCGAGACCGGTATCGCGACCGCCACGACTCCCAGCAGCGACAGGGCCGAGATCCGTGTCGCGGACACCGTCGTCAAAGCCGTCACGAAAGCCTGGAACACCAGAGCCGTCGAAGGGCAGTACGGCTTGACTCCCTTCGGCAGGGACGACTCCATCAGCCTCGGCTTCGATCCCGTTGAAAAGGCCGCCTACGTGTGGGCCGCGGACGACCTGGATGTGCTCGTGGGCCGCGCCCAGAGGAGCCAGTTCCAGCAACTCGTCTCCAAGACCGTCTGCCAGAAGATGGCCGCCGAGTACGACCGAAACGTGAACTGGAACTACACCCGCTGGTCGGTGGCGGTCTATCAGGGGAACAGCGGAGTGGCGGAATTCATCGGCTCGGGCACCTGCACTCCGGACTGA
- a CDS encoding NB-ARC domain-containing protein: MTGDLIFSELKGKWALGAFGGAAMVVAGLTAFLYRHSADDLAVSVRAGLEERHQLPPEQLLVGRETLSSSLVERLRDVPAPTSGTLPADPSAGQCAVTVVHGAAGTGKTALALHAAHRVKEHYPDGQLYVDLRGGTATPRDSGEVLEVFLRNLGTAQEDIPRNVDDRSTRFRSLTNAMRLLIVLDNAHSTEQIQPLLPVGAGCSVLVTSRRNLSAGNITRRHPLKVELPAEDQALAILSAMRAESASPRNPARPWTSLSSVTGFRWPCASSAGRSTHERT, encoded by the coding sequence ATGACCGGGGACCTGATCTTCAGTGAGTTGAAGGGCAAGTGGGCGCTCGGTGCCTTCGGGGGCGCCGCCATGGTCGTGGCCGGCCTGACAGCGTTCCTGTACCGCCACTCGGCGGACGACCTCGCCGTGTCGGTACGGGCCGGACTGGAAGAGCGCCACCAGCTCCCCCCGGAACAGTTGCTGGTGGGGAGGGAGACGCTCAGCAGCAGCCTCGTCGAACGGCTCCGGGACGTGCCGGCCCCGACGAGCGGCACACTCCCCGCGGACCCGTCCGCCGGGCAGTGTGCCGTGACCGTCGTCCACGGCGCGGCCGGTACTGGGAAGACGGCACTCGCCCTGCACGCGGCGCACCGCGTCAAGGAGCACTATCCCGACGGTCAGCTGTACGTCGACCTCAGAGGCGGCACCGCCACGCCACGTGACAGTGGGGAGGTGCTGGAGGTGTTCCTCCGGAATCTGGGGACAGCGCAGGAGGACATCCCACGCAACGTCGACGACCGCTCCACCCGCTTCCGCAGCCTCACGAACGCCATGCGCCTGCTGATCGTGCTCGACAACGCACACAGCACGGAACAGATCCAGCCGCTTCTGCCCGTGGGGGCCGGCTGCTCGGTCCTCGTGACGAGCAGAAGGAACCTGTCGGCAGGGAACATCACCAGGCGCCACCCGCTGAAGGTGGAACTCCCCGCGGAGGACCAGGCGTTGGCCATCCTCAGCGCCATGCGGGCCGAGAGCGCGTCGCCGCGGAACCCGGCGCGGCCCTGGACATCGTTAAGTTCTGTGACAGGCTTCCGCTGGCCCTGCGCATCGTCGGCGGGAAGATCCACGCACGAGAGGACCTGA
- a CDS encoding peptidase inhibitor family I36 protein, whose protein sequence is MYKRLAQAFVSGGGALVLLAGGMAVAPAASAVSTECPRSAAHPVEDPALCLFDKKGFEGRMLKFREYGCQNLGSTWGFDNRAESYINNTYHRAVLYHGARCTGTSITAGARSASSDLGNASNKISSIRIFR, encoded by the coding sequence ATGTACAAGCGCCTGGCACAGGCGTTCGTTTCCGGAGGTGGGGCCCTCGTCCTCCTCGCCGGTGGCATGGCGGTGGCCCCTGCCGCATCTGCTGTGTCCACTGAGTGCCCGCGCTCGGCTGCGCACCCGGTGGAGGACCCTGCTCTCTGCCTCTTCGACAAAAAGGGGTTCGAAGGAAGGATGCTGAAGTTCCGCGAATACGGGTGTCAGAACCTGGGCTCGACATGGGGATTCGACAACAGGGCAGAGTCGTACATCAACAACACCTACCACCGTGCTGTGCTCTACCACGGGGCCAGGTGCACTGGGACTTCCATCACTGCTGGCGCACGATCAGCAAGCAGCGATCTCGGTAACGCCAGCAACAAGATCTCATCGATCCGCATCTTTCGCTGA
- a CDS encoding tetratricopeptide repeat protein, translating into MRARLANEQARLHELVHENDSLQTCLSLIYRELPESARQAFGLMSSLPVGTLTDWHVGGILPTSAMAGGVCDELVGVGLMEAHRHDDAEPSYTLHDLVRVFAREQYADLPPDERRNAEQRLVTAYREAVVYLAAARAPELDAEAAGERPGDLDRETAGSWMAQESERIRWAITRARRLGMEPQGAEIAEALTYFLDDVNLSPDSARYLFDERSEQRTRVIRSLRRGRAEVALGNNLPDAALELFLPGGSPDPAVTPTARDRTVIARAYAAKSDYPAALDHMNTAVGELRTENDLWHVQISLEKLGEFQRWRGQPEEAEESQREALRLAEGFGDRRAQARLRRTLAETLGYLRRPEEAAPLLEQAIRDFGVLNDRVWEARSQYALGKIYRLLARRQDALEAYDKAEDILGPMGERQWLGRIDNARIRVYVGMGRFDDAWASARAALGLFRELGDDMWYAHTQRDIGLLHVKQGRPDEALAPLTEAIEVTRRAGDAYAEAMARHLRGVAHRELGQLDEARSDLEAALAIYRGGAYEWNQAVVLHDLIPVLRAEGASDEADRMESSAISTNPAFVRMPGRDGAQAIPDEE; encoded by the coding sequence ATGCGAGCGAGGCTCGCGAACGAACAGGCGCGGCTGCACGAGCTGGTCCACGAGAACGACAGCCTCCAGACATGTCTCTCCCTCATCTACCGGGAACTGCCGGAGAGCGCACGGCAGGCGTTCGGGCTGATGTCCTCCCTGCCCGTGGGTACGCTGACCGACTGGCATGTCGGGGGAATCCTGCCGACATCGGCCATGGCGGGCGGGGTGTGTGACGAGCTCGTGGGCGTAGGCCTGATGGAGGCCCACCGGCACGACGACGCAGAGCCCTCCTACACCCTCCACGACCTGGTGCGCGTCTTCGCCCGGGAGCAGTACGCAGACTTGCCCCCGGACGAGCGCCGCAACGCCGAGCAGCGTCTGGTCACCGCCTACCGGGAAGCCGTCGTCTACCTGGCGGCAGCCCGGGCTCCCGAGCTCGACGCCGAAGCTGCCGGCGAGCGGCCGGGAGACCTGGATCGCGAGACGGCCGGCTCCTGGATGGCGCAGGAGAGCGAACGCATCCGGTGGGCGATCACCCGCGCCCGCCGCCTCGGCATGGAGCCCCAGGGAGCGGAGATCGCCGAGGCCCTGACCTACTTCCTCGACGACGTGAACCTGTCCCCGGACTCCGCCCGATACCTCTTCGACGAGAGGTCCGAGCAGCGCACCCGGGTGATCCGGAGCCTGCGTCGTGGCCGCGCCGAGGTCGCCCTGGGAAACAATCTGCCGGACGCCGCCCTGGAACTCTTCCTCCCGGGCGGATCCCCCGATCCAGCCGTCACGCCGACGGCACGGGACCGGACGGTCATCGCGCGTGCCTACGCGGCCAAGAGCGACTACCCGGCAGCCTTGGACCACATGAACACGGCTGTCGGGGAACTGCGCACGGAGAACGACCTGTGGCATGTCCAGATCTCCCTGGAGAAGCTCGGCGAGTTCCAGCGGTGGCGCGGGCAACCCGAGGAGGCGGAGGAGAGCCAGCGGGAGGCGCTGCGGCTGGCCGAGGGGTTCGGGGACAGGCGGGCACAGGCGAGGCTTCGGCGCACCCTGGCCGAGACGCTCGGATACCTGCGCAGGCCCGAGGAAGCCGCCCCGCTCCTGGAGCAAGCGATCCGTGACTTCGGCGTCCTGAACGACAGGGTCTGGGAAGCGCGGAGCCAGTACGCGCTGGGCAAGATCTACCGGCTGCTCGCCCGCCGCCAGGACGCGCTGGAGGCCTACGACAAGGCCGAGGACATCCTGGGCCCGATGGGCGAGCGGCAGTGGCTCGGCCGCATCGACAATGCGCGCATCCGTGTGTACGTCGGCATGGGACGGTTCGACGACGCCTGGGCATCGGCACGGGCTGCCCTTGGCCTGTTCCGGGAGCTCGGGGACGACATGTGGTACGCCCACACCCAGCGAGACATTGGTCTGCTCCACGTGAAGCAGGGCCGCCCGGACGAGGCGCTGGCGCCCCTCACCGAGGCGATCGAGGTGACCCGGCGGGCCGGCGACGCGTACGCGGAGGCCATGGCCAGACACCTGCGAGGTGTCGCCCACCGCGAACTGGGTCAGCTGGACGAAGCACGCAGCGACCTGGAGGCAGCACTGGCCATCTACCGGGGTGGGGCGTACGAGTGGAACCAGGCGGTGGTCCTGCACGACCTCATCCCGGTGCTGCGCGCCGAGGGTGCGTCCGATGAGGCCGACCGCATGGAGTCCTCAGCGATCTCGACCAACCCGGCCTTCGTGCGGATGCCCGGGCGGGACGGTGCCCAGGCGATCCCGGATGAGGAATGA